From the genome of Streptomyces sp. NBC_01317, one region includes:
- a CDS encoding MFS transporter: MAAKSPADTSVGDVPPQNKVPPDTARETDKPERADHRWWVLTVIALAQLMVVLDATVVNIALPSAQQALGFDDNNRQWIVTSYALAFGSLLLLGGRLADLIGRRIVFLIGVVGFAGASALAGAAQNFEVLVTGRALQGVFGAMLAPAALALLNTTFTGAKERAKAFGIYGAIGGAGGGVGLLLGGLLTEHLSWRWTLYVNLFFAVFAFVGGLVFLRKGAPADRPKLDLPGTVLVTTGLFGLVYGFSNAETHDWSSPQTWGFLLAGGVLLTAFSWWQTRSKHPLLPLRVLLDRDRGASFTMLAISGAGMFGVFLFLTYYLQSSLHYTPVKTGLAFLPMIGILMVAATLVTNSLLPKYGPRPIVPLGMAMAAVGMAWLTALDLTSTYSAHVLPPLLVIGFGLGLVMPTAMSVSTSGVSVEDAGVASATVNTMQQVGGSIGTALLSTLAASAATNYLSDREPSPGALAQAQLESYSTAYWWSAGIFAVGAVLALVMYRGGRPQPAPEGVQAVHM; this comes from the coding sequence ATGGCAGCCAAGTCCCCCGCCGACACGTCCGTCGGTGACGTACCCCCGCAGAACAAGGTCCCGCCCGATACGGCGCGGGAGACGGACAAGCCGGAGCGCGCCGACCACCGGTGGTGGGTGCTGACCGTCATCGCGCTGGCCCAGCTGATGGTGGTCCTCGACGCGACCGTCGTGAACATCGCCCTGCCCTCGGCCCAGCAGGCGCTCGGCTTCGACGACAACAACCGGCAGTGGATCGTCACGTCGTACGCGCTCGCCTTCGGCAGCCTGCTGCTGCTCGGCGGACGGCTGGCCGACCTCATCGGCCGGCGGATCGTCTTCCTCATAGGCGTCGTCGGCTTCGCCGGCGCCTCGGCCCTGGCCGGGGCCGCCCAGAACTTCGAGGTGCTGGTCACCGGCCGCGCGCTCCAGGGCGTGTTCGGCGCGATGCTCGCACCGGCCGCGCTGGCCCTGCTCAACACCACCTTCACCGGGGCCAAGGAACGCGCCAAGGCCTTCGGCATCTACGGCGCCATCGGCGGCGCGGGCGGCGGCGTCGGCCTGCTGCTCGGCGGTCTGCTCACCGAGCACCTGAGCTGGCGCTGGACGCTCTACGTCAACCTCTTCTTCGCCGTGTTCGCCTTCGTCGGCGGCCTGGTCTTCCTGCGCAAGGGCGCCCCGGCCGACCGGCCGAAGCTGGACCTGCCGGGCACCGTCCTCGTGACCACCGGCCTCTTCGGGCTGGTCTACGGCTTCTCCAACGCCGAGACGCACGACTGGAGCTCCCCGCAGACGTGGGGCTTCCTGCTGGCCGGCGGAGTGCTGCTGACGGCGTTCAGCTGGTGGCAGACCCGGTCGAAGCACCCGCTGCTGCCGCTGCGCGTCCTGCTCGACCGCGACCGCGGGGCGTCCTTCACGATGCTCGCCATCTCCGGTGCGGGCATGTTCGGCGTCTTCCTCTTCCTGACCTACTACCTCCAGTCCTCGCTGCACTACACGCCGGTCAAGACCGGCCTCGCCTTCCTGCCGATGATCGGCATCCTGATGGTCGCCGCGACGCTGGTCACCAACAGCCTGCTGCCGAAGTACGGCCCCCGGCCGATCGTCCCGCTGGGCATGGCGATGGCCGCCGTCGGCATGGCGTGGCTCACCGCGCTCGACCTGACCAGCACCTACTCGGCCCACGTGCTCCCGCCGCTGCTGGTCATCGGCTTCGGGCTCGGCCTGGTGATGCCGACCGCGATGAGCGTGTCCACCTCCGGGGTCTCCGTGGAGGACGCGGGGGTGGCCTCGGCCACCGTCAACACCATGCAGCAGGTGGGCGGTTCGATCGGCACCGCGCTGCTGAGCACGCTGGCGGCGAGCGCGGCGACGAACTATCTGTCGGACCGCGAGCCGTCCCCGGGGGCGCTCGCCCAGGCGCAGCTGGAGAGCTACTCGACCGCCTACTGGTGGTCGGCCGGCATCTTCGCCGTCGGCGCGGTGCTCGCCCTGGTGATGTACCGGGGCGGCCGCCCGCAACCGGCTCCGGAAGGGGTCCAGGCCGTCCACATGTAG
- a CDS encoding HelD family protein: protein MAAQDAAVESAGPAVDPGRDTGNDSVRDREIGVEQHHLDQVYRRLEEKIHEAEFLMNDAAKRGQVGTPGALAERDAQVFRAGIHLNRLNNEFEDFLFGRIDLLPGKDGKKGPDGAYTSVDPADDAIRADLTADIAETLHIGRIGVLDSDYSPLVIDWRAPAAAPFYRATPVDPGRVVRRRVIRSKGRRVLGVEDDLMRPELTASLDGRALAVIGDGALMAALGQARSHTMRDIVSSIQAEQDLVIRAPAASVTEVSGGPGTGKTAVALHRAAYLLYQDRRRYAGGILIVSPTPLLVAYTEGVLPSLGEEGQVAIRAVGSLVDGAEATAYDEPAVARVKGSARMLKVLRTAVRGALEPSAGPAGSGGAAGGRAGAQEGRGGRDRRRGGGPRTGQLGTGQLAFGEESGTDPGGEGAPEGDPRTPAVRTDLLRVVAFGRRLELDAGELNRVRQSALSGTAPVNLLRPRARKLLLDALWSKSGAAARAGEYASRGDAELAAELRGGFDEDVASEDSFIEFLDAWWPELTPRGVLAAMADERRLGRWSRRVLNQGENRRLARSLRRLGADGKGPLSVHDVALLDELETLLGSPPRPRKQRRELDPLDQLTGLEELMPQREETQRERAERLAAERTEYAHVIVDEAQDLTPMQWRMVGRRGRHATWTVVGDAAQSSWTDPDEAAEARDEALGNRPRRRFTLTVNYRNPAEIAELAAKVLALAMPGMESPSAVRSTGVRPRFTVVRDGDLAATVRAEARDLLERVDGTVGVVVAMNRREQAARWLAELGPRVVALGSLEAKGLEYDATVVVSPAEIADESPAGLRVLYVALTRATQQLTVVSGVRDEPDAEGVPDLLRD from the coding sequence GTGGCCGCGCAGGATGCCGCTGTTGAATCCGCTGGACCCGCTGTAGATCCCGGACGCGACACGGGGAACGACTCCGTACGCGACCGGGAGATCGGCGTCGAACAGCACCATCTGGATCAGGTGTACCGCCGTCTTGAGGAGAAGATCCACGAGGCGGAGTTCCTGATGAACGACGCCGCCAAACGGGGGCAGGTCGGCACGCCGGGCGCCCTCGCCGAGCGCGACGCACAGGTTTTCCGGGCCGGGATCCACCTCAACCGGCTCAACAACGAGTTCGAGGACTTCCTTTTCGGGCGGATCGACCTGCTGCCCGGCAAGGACGGCAAGAAGGGCCCGGACGGCGCGTACACCTCGGTCGACCCGGCCGACGACGCCATCAGGGCCGATCTGACCGCCGACATCGCCGAGACGCTGCACATCGGCCGGATCGGGGTCCTCGACTCCGACTACTCGCCGCTGGTCATCGACTGGCGGGCGCCGGCCGCCGCGCCCTTCTACCGCGCCACCCCGGTCGATCCCGGCCGGGTCGTGCGCCGGCGCGTGATCCGCTCCAAGGGCCGTCGGGTCCTGGGGGTCGAGGACGACCTGATGCGCCCCGAGCTGACCGCCTCGCTGGACGGCCGCGCACTTGCCGTGATCGGGGACGGCGCGTTGATGGCGGCGCTGGGCCAGGCCCGCAGCCACACCATGCGCGACATCGTCTCCTCCATCCAGGCGGAGCAGGACCTGGTGATCCGCGCTCCCGCCGCCTCCGTCACCGAGGTGTCGGGCGGGCCCGGCACGGGAAAGACGGCGGTCGCGCTGCACCGGGCCGCCTATCTGCTCTACCAGGACCGGCGGCGGTACGCGGGCGGCATCCTGATCGTCTCGCCGACGCCGCTGCTCGTCGCGTACACGGAAGGCGTGCTGCCGTCCCTCGGCGAGGAGGGCCAGGTCGCCATCCGCGCGGTCGGCTCCCTGGTGGACGGCGCCGAGGCCACGGCGTACGACGAACCGGCCGTCGCCCGTGTCAAGGGTTCTGCCCGGATGCTGAAGGTGCTGCGTACAGCGGTCAGGGGGGCCCTGGAGCCCTCGGCGGGTCCCGCTGGGTCCGGCGGGGCGGCGGGAGGGCGGGCAGGGGCGCAGGAGGGCCGGGGCGGCCGTGACCGGCGGCGGGGCGGTGGTCCCCGTACGGGACAGCTCGGCACCGGACAGCTCGCCTTCGGTGAGGAATCCGGTACGGACCCCGGCGGGGAGGGCGCACCGGAAGGCGACCCGCGCACCCCGGCGGTACGGACCGACCTGCTGCGGGTCGTGGCCTTCGGGCGGCGCCTGGAGCTGGACGCCGGCGAGCTGAACCGCGTACGGCAGTCCGCGCTCAGCGGTACGGCTCCTGTGAACCTGCTGCGCCCGCGCGCCAGGAAGCTCCTCCTGGACGCCCTGTGGTCCAAGTCCGGCGCGGCGGCCCGGGCCGGGGAGTACGCGTCGAGGGGCGACGCGGAACTCGCCGCCGAACTGCGCGGCGGCTTCGACGAGGACGTCGCGTCCGAGGACAGCTTCATCGAGTTCCTGGACGCCTGGTGGCCCGAGCTGACCCCGCGCGGAGTGCTCGCCGCCATGGCGGACGAGCGCCGCCTCGGCCGCTGGAGCCGGCGGGTGCTCAACCAGGGCGAGAACCGCCGGCTGGCCCGTTCGCTCCGGCGGCTGGGCGCCGACGGCAAGGGACCGCTGTCCGTGCACGACGTGGCGCTGCTCGACGAACTGGAGACCCTCCTGGGCTCGCCGCCGCGTCCTAGGAAGCAGCGCCGCGAGCTCGACCCGCTGGACCAGCTCACCGGTCTGGAGGAGCTGATGCCGCAACGCGAGGAGACCCAGCGCGAGCGGGCCGAGCGGCTGGCGGCGGAGCGCACGGAGTACGCGCACGTCATCGTGGACGAGGCGCAGGACCTGACGCCGATGCAGTGGCGCATGGTCGGCCGCCGGGGCCGGCACGCCACCTGGACGGTCGTGGGCGACGCGGCGCAGTCGTCCTGGACGGATCCCGACGAGGCGGCGGAGGCCAGGGACGAGGCGCTGGGCAACCGCCCGCGCCGCCGCTTCACCCTGACCGTCAACTACCGCAACCCCGCCGAGATCGCCGAGCTGGCCGCGAAGGTGCTGGCGCTCGCCATGCCCGGCATGGAGTCGCCGTCAGCCGTGCGCTCCACCGGCGTACGCCCGCGCTTCACCGTCGTACGGGACGGCGATCTCGCCGCGACCGTACGGGCGGAGGCGCGGGACCTGCTGGAGCGGGTGGACGGCACGGTCGGCGTGGTCGTGGCCATGAACCGCCGTGAGCAGGCGGCCCGCTGGCTGGCCGAACTGGGGCCGCGGGTGGTGGCGCTGGGCAGTCTGGAGGCCAAGGGCCTGGAGTACGACGCGACGGTCGTCGTCTCCCCGGCGGAGATCGCCGACGAGTCCCCGGCCGGGCTGCGTGTGCTGTACGTGGCGCTCACCCGGGCGACGCAGCAGCTCACGGTCGTGTCGGGGGTCCGGGACGAGCCCGACGCGGAGGGGGTGCCGGACCTGCTCCGGGATTGA
- a CDS encoding sigma-70 family RNA polymerase sigma factor, whose product MKVSTGRFQVRKDAAVADDRPHRARHRSEAPRTDSSSAPDEELMRALYREHAGPLLAYVLRLVAGDRQRAEDVVQETLIRAWKNAGQLNRATGSVRPWLVTVARRIVIDGHRSRQARPQEVDPSPLEVMPAEDEIDKALWLMTLSDALDDLTPAHREVLVETYFKGRTVNEAAETLGIPSGTVRSRVFYALRSMKLALEERGVSA is encoded by the coding sequence ATGAAGGTCTCGACCGGGAGGTTCCAGGTGCGCAAGGATGCGGCCGTGGCCGATGACCGTCCTCACCGGGCCCGACACCGGAGCGAGGCACCCCGTACCGACTCTTCCTCAGCACCTGATGAAGAGCTGATGCGCGCCCTCTACCGGGAACACGCCGGACCGTTGCTCGCCTACGTACTGCGTCTGGTCGCAGGCGATCGGCAGCGGGCCGAGGACGTCGTGCAGGAGACGCTCATCCGTGCCTGGAAGAACGCCGGTCAGCTCAACAGGGCGACCGGCTCTGTCCGACCCTGGCTGGTGACGGTCGCGCGGCGTATCGTCATCGACGGTCACCGCAGCCGGCAGGCCCGGCCACAAGAGGTCGATCCGTCGCCGCTGGAGGTCATGCCCGCGGAGGACGAGATCGACAAGGCGTTGTGGCTGATGACGCTCTCAGATGCGCTCGATGATTTGACCCCTGCCCACAGGGAAGTGCTCGTAGAGACGTACTTCAAGGGCCGTACGGTCAACGAGGCCGCAGAGACGCTCGGCATACCCAGCGGGACCGTGCGTTCACGTGTGTTCTACGCACTGCGTTCCATGAAGCTCGCGCTGGAGGAGAGGGGGGTCTCGGCATGA
- a CDS encoding TetR/AcrR family transcriptional regulator, which translates to MAGTRLKPEREAEMYGAVLDLLREVGYDALTMDAVAARTRSSKATLYRQWGSKPELVVRALRHNKPAAFQEIDTGSLRGDFHAMAELGDDCKMEEDAALMRSLLHVVHANPDLHRALRELLVEPEMTGLGILLRRAVDRGEVPADHPAFPFVTHMLVGAFVARQLIEDKPVDRAFLSDYLDAVVLPALGV; encoded by the coding sequence GTGGCAGGCACCAGGCTCAAGCCGGAGCGTGAGGCCGAGATGTACGGGGCGGTGCTCGACCTGTTGCGTGAGGTCGGGTACGACGCGCTGACGATGGACGCCGTCGCCGCCCGTACGCGCTCCAGCAAGGCGACGCTCTACCGCCAGTGGGGGAGCAAGCCCGAGCTGGTGGTCCGCGCCCTGCGGCACAACAAGCCCGCCGCGTTCCAGGAGATCGACACCGGATCGCTGCGCGGCGACTTCCACGCGATGGCCGAGCTCGGCGACGACTGCAAGATGGAGGAGGACGCCGCCCTGATGCGGAGCCTGCTCCACGTCGTGCACGCGAACCCCGATCTCCACCGGGCGCTGCGCGAGCTGCTGGTCGAGCCGGAGATGACGGGGCTCGGCATACTGCTGCGGCGCGCCGTGGACCGCGGCGAGGTGCCGGCCGACCATCCCGCGTTCCCCTTCGTCACCCACATGCTGGTGGGCGCGTTTGTCGCGCGTCAGCTCATCGAGGACAAGCCGGTCGACCGCGCGTTCCTCTCGGACTACCTCGACGCGGTGGTCCTCCCCGCCCTGGGCGTCTGA
- a CDS encoding NAD-dependent malic enzyme, with product MATAPSVSYSMTVRLEVPASGTAVSQLTTAVESSGGSVTGLDVTASGHEKLRIDVTIAATSTGHAEQIVEQLRGIEGVTLGKVSDRTFLMHLGGKIEMQSKHPIRNRDDLSMIYTPGVARVCMAIARNPEDARRLTIKRNSVAVVTDGSAVLGLGNIGPMAALPVMEGKAALFKRFAGIDAWPICLDTQDTDAIVEIVKAIAPGFAGINLEDISAPRCFEIEARLREALDIPVFHDDQHGTAIVVQAALTNALRVVGKGIGDVRVVMSGAGAAGTAILKLLIAAGVKHAVVADIHGVVHAGREDLVEAAAESPLRWIADNTNPEGVTGTLKEAVVGADVFIGVSAPNVLDGDDVKAMADKAIVFALANPDPEVDPAVARESAAVVATGRSDFPNQINNVLVFPGVFRGLLDAQSRTVNTEMMLAAATALADVVSEDELNPNYIVPSVFNDKVASSVAGAVRDAAKAAGVTVSPSASATSV from the coding sequence ATGGCAACGGCGCCAAGCGTCTCGTACTCGATGACGGTCAGGCTGGAGGTCCCCGCGAGCGGGACGGCTGTGTCCCAGCTGACCACGGCCGTGGAATCCTCCGGTGGCTCGGTGACCGGCCTGGACGTGACCGCGTCCGGCCACGAGAAGCTGCGGATCGACGTCACGATCGCGGCCACCTCCACCGGGCACGCGGAACAGATCGTCGAGCAGCTGCGCGGCATCGAGGGTGTCACCCTCGGCAAGGTCTCCGACCGTACGTTCCTGATGCACCTCGGCGGCAAGATCGAGATGCAGTCCAAGCATCCCATCCGCAACCGTGACGACCTCTCGATGATCTACACGCCGGGGGTCGCCCGGGTCTGCATGGCGATCGCCAGGAACCCCGAGGACGCCCGCCGCCTCACCATCAAGCGCAACTCCGTCGCGGTCGTCACGGACGGCTCCGCGGTGCTGGGCCTGGGCAACATCGGCCCGATGGCCGCGCTGCCCGTGATGGAGGGCAAGGCGGCCCTGTTCAAGCGCTTCGCCGGCATCGACGCCTGGCCGATCTGCCTGGACACGCAGGACACCGACGCCATCGTCGAGATCGTCAAGGCAATCGCCCCCGGCTTCGCGGGCATCAACCTGGAGGACATCTCCGCGCCCCGCTGCTTCGAGATCGAGGCGCGGCTGCGCGAGGCGCTGGACATCCCGGTCTTCCACGACGACCAGCACGGCACGGCGATCGTGGTGCAGGCCGCGCTGACCAACGCGCTGCGCGTGGTCGGCAAGGGCATCGGTGACGTACGGGTCGTCATGTCCGGCGCGGGCGCCGCCGGTACGGCCATCCTCAAGCTGCTCATCGCGGCCGGCGTCAAGCACGCCGTCGTCGCCGATATCCATGGGGTGGTGCACGCGGGCCGCGAGGACCTGGTCGAGGCCGCCGCCGAGTCGCCGCTGCGCTGGATCGCCGACAACACCAACCCGGAGGGCGTCACCGGCACCCTCAAGGAGGCCGTCGTCGGCGCGGACGTGTTCATCGGCGTCTCCGCCCCGAACGTGCTGGACGGCGACGACGTCAAGGCCATGGCCGACAAGGCGATCGTCTTCGCGCTCGCGAATCCGGACCCGGAGGTCGACCCGGCGGTCGCCCGCGAGTCGGCGGCCGTGGTGGCCACGGGACGCTCCGACTTCCCCAACCAGATCAACAACGTGCTGGTCTTCCCCGGCGTCTTCCGCGGCCTGCTGGACGCGCAGTCGCGGACGGTCAACACGGAGATGATGCTGGCCGCGGCGACCGCCCTGGCGGACGTCGTCAGCGAGGACGAGCTGAACCCGAACTACATCGTGCCCTCGGTCTTCAACGACAAGGTCGCGTCGTCGGTCGCGGGCGCCGTACGGGACGCCGCGAAGGCGGCCGGGGTGACGGTGTCGCCCTCCGCGTCGGCGACGTCCGTCTGA
- a CDS encoding acyltransferase family protein — protein sequence MSVPSVDTGGVPRARHKAVAPAGAGKAGTSRTGAAEAAPGRDRYLDLLRAVALVRVVVFHIFGWAWLTIVFPSMGVMFALAGSLMARSLSRRTPWSVIRGRLRRLLPPMWAFAAVVVPVIFVLGWDPAREEGMWGLAKLGNYLLPLGAPPYPYVSGSASGWLEESWAEQAVGPLWYIRAYVWFVLASPLLLWAFRKVPWATLAFPLILTAAIETGLLTIPGETGLALTDFAVYGACWVLGFAHQDGLFRRIPRYLTVSLAVLLMAFGLWWASGHPGPEGWNLDEMPLTEATWSLGFVAILLQYAPSWRELPGRLARFDPLVTLANNRAVTIYLWHNLLIMATIPMIDQLWNIPGIDAFSAELDASYGVLTLLLVWPLIALMILAVGWVEDAAARRRPRLWPA from the coding sequence ATGAGCGTTCCTTCGGTGGACACCGGGGGCGTACCCCGGGCGCGGCACAAAGCGGTGGCACCGGCCGGCGCGGGGAAGGCCGGCACCTCGCGGACCGGCGCCGCGGAGGCCGCTCCCGGCCGTGACCGCTACCTCGATCTGCTGCGCGCGGTCGCGCTGGTCCGCGTCGTGGTCTTCCACATCTTCGGATGGGCCTGGCTGACGATCGTCTTCCCCTCGATGGGCGTGATGTTCGCGCTGGCGGGCTCGCTGATGGCCCGGTCGCTCTCCCGGCGCACCCCGTGGAGCGTGATCCGCGGGCGGCTGCGCCGGCTGCTGCCGCCCATGTGGGCGTTCGCGGCGGTGGTCGTACCGGTGATCTTCGTGCTGGGCTGGGACCCGGCGCGGGAGGAGGGGATGTGGGGCCTGGCGAAGCTGGGCAACTACCTGCTGCCGCTGGGCGCGCCGCCGTACCCGTACGTGAGCGGGTCGGCGAGCGGCTGGCTGGAGGAGTCCTGGGCGGAGCAGGCGGTGGGGCCGCTCTGGTACATCCGCGCGTACGTCTGGTTCGTCCTCGCGTCCCCCTTGCTGCTGTGGGCGTTCCGCAAGGTGCCCTGGGCGACGCTGGCGTTCCCGCTCATCCTGACCGCCGCGATCGAGACGGGTCTGCTCACGATCCCCGGCGAGACCGGTCTCGCGCTGACCGACTTCGCGGTGTACGGCGCCTGCTGGGTGCTCGGATTCGCCCACCAGGACGGGCTGTTCCGGAGGATCCCGCGCTATCTGACCGTTTCGCTGGCCGTGCTGCTCATGGCCTTCGGCCTGTGGTGGGCCTCGGGCCATCCGGGACCCGAGGGGTGGAACCTCGACGAGATGCCCCTCACCGAGGCGACCTGGTCGCTGGGGTTCGTGGCGATCCTGCTCCAGTACGCCCCGTCGTGGCGCGAACTCCCGGGCCGGCTGGCCCGGTTCGACCCGCTGGTCACCCTGGCCAACAACCGTGCCGTGACGATCTACCTCTGGCACAACCTGCTGATCATGGCGACGATCCCGATGATCGACCAGCTCTGGAACATCCCGGGCATCGACGCGTTCTCGGCCGAACTGGACGCCTCGTACGGGGTGCTGACCCTGCTCCTGGTCTGGCCGCTGATCGCCCTGATGATCCTGGCGGTGGGCTGGGTGGAGGACGCGGCGGCGCGACGCCGCCCACGGCTCTGGCCGGCCTGA
- a CDS encoding uroporphyrinogen-III synthase, with the protein MDGQQHGPLSGFTIGVTAVRRAAELGELLRLRGGVVLHAPALRIVPLADDTELRAATEDVIAHAPDVVVATTAVGLRGWVEAAAGWGRGAELLDRLRGVELLARGPKARGAVRAAGLVEAWSPASESMADVLERLLGEGVEGRRIAVQLHGEPLPGFAEALRAGGADVVPVPVHRWMPPADPGPLDRLIDATVARSVDAVTFTSAPAAASLLARAEHRGRLTDLLDALHHDVPAACVGPVTALPLQARGIDTVQPDRFRMGPLVDVLCAELPARARTLPVAGRCVEIRGHAVLVDGDLRPVPPAGMALLHALTRRPGWVVSRGELLRALPGSGRDEHAVETAMARLRTALGAPKLIHTVVKRGYRLALDPSADTKYGTG; encoded by the coding sequence ATGGACGGACAACAGCACGGCCCCCTCTCGGGGTTCACGATCGGCGTCACGGCTGTCCGGCGGGCCGCCGAACTCGGTGAGCTGCTCCGGCTTCGCGGGGGCGTCGTCCTGCACGCGCCCGCCCTGCGGATCGTGCCGCTCGCCGACGACACCGAACTCCGCGCCGCCACCGAGGACGTGATCGCGCACGCGCCGGACGTGGTCGTGGCGACCACGGCCGTCGGCCTCCGCGGCTGGGTGGAGGCCGCCGCCGGGTGGGGACGCGGGGCGGAACTCCTCGACCGCCTGCGCGGCGTGGAGTTGCTCGCCCGCGGGCCCAAGGCCAGGGGCGCCGTCCGGGCCGCCGGGCTGGTCGAGGCGTGGTCACCGGCCTCCGAGTCCATGGCCGACGTGCTGGAACGGCTGCTCGGGGAGGGCGTCGAGGGCCGCAGGATCGCCGTACAGCTGCACGGCGAACCCCTGCCCGGATTCGCCGAGGCGCTGCGGGCCGGGGGCGCCGACGTCGTGCCCGTACCCGTCCACCGGTGGATGCCCCCGGCGGACCCCGGGCCCCTCGACCGCCTGATCGACGCCACCGTCGCCCGGTCCGTGGACGCCGTCACCTTCACCAGCGCGCCCGCCGCCGCCTCGCTGCTCGCCCGCGCCGAGCACCGCGGCCGGCTGACCGACCTCCTCGACGCCCTCCACCACGACGTGCCGGCGGCCTGCGTGGGACCGGTCACCGCGCTGCCGCTCCAGGCGCGGGGCATCGACACCGTCCAGCCCGACCGCTTCCGCATGGGCCCGCTCGTCGACGTGCTCTGCGCCGAACTGCCCGCCCGTGCCCGTACGTTGCCGGTCGCGGGACGGTGTGTCGAGATACGCGGCCACGCCGTCCTGGTCGACGGCGACCTGCGCCCCGTACCCCCGGCGGGCATGGCCCTGCTGCACGCGCTGACCCGGCGGCCGGGGTGGGTGGTCTCGCGGGGGGAGCTGCTGCGGGCGCTGCCCGGTTCGGGGCGCGACGAACACGCGGTGGAGACGGCGATGGCCCGCCTGAGGACCGCGCTGGGCGCACCGAAGCTGATCCACACGGTGGTCAAGCGCGGATACCGGCTGGCGCTGGACCCGTCGGCCGACACCAAGTACGGCACCGGCTGA
- a CDS encoding CGNR zinc finger domain-containing protein: MAAGMGSYEWRFDSGRVCLDLVATGEPAPRGAERPERLDRAERLERWLVGSGLVPEGTALVAVDAGWVGRFAELREGIDRLVRAEIEGYDAGGALERVNALAAGAPPGIRAVRDEDGALVRVLAGEPGCEALLAAVARDAVDLLTDPAARSRLRQCDGDSCRRMYLDTSRGGRRRWCSSEVCGNRERVARHRRRAAAVL, encoded by the coding sequence ATGGCGGCGGGCATGGGCTCGTACGAGTGGCGGTTCGACTCAGGACGGGTCTGTCTGGACCTGGTCGCGACCGGGGAACCCGCTCCCAGAGGGGCCGAGAGGCCCGAACGGCTCGACCGCGCGGAGCGGTTGGAGCGGTGGCTGGTCGGCTCCGGACTGGTGCCGGAGGGCACCGCGCTCGTCGCCGTCGACGCCGGCTGGGTCGGGCGGTTCGCGGAGCTGCGCGAGGGCATCGACCGGCTGGTGCGCGCCGAGATCGAGGGGTACGACGCCGGGGGCGCGCTGGAGCGCGTCAACGCGCTCGCCGCCGGGGCACCGCCCGGGATCAGGGCCGTACGGGACGAGGACGGCGCTCTGGTACGGGTCCTGGCCGGCGAGCCCGGGTGCGAGGCGCTCCTCGCGGCGGTCGCGCGGGACGCCGTGGACCTGCTCACCGACCCCGCCGCCCGGTCCCGGCTGCGGCAGTGCGACGGCGACAGCTGCCGGCGGATGTATCTCGACACCTCGCGCGGCGGGCGGCGGCGCTGGTGCTCCAGCGAGGTCTGCGGCAACCGCGAGCGGGTCGCGCGCCACCGGCGCAGGGCCGCCGCGGTCCTCTGA
- a CDS encoding zf-HC2 domain-containing protein, whose translation MTTHDQYGPGDDSAVHETVGAYVLGVLDDAEATAFEEHLAGCQICAVHLEEFSGMEPMLAMLADGPGAFGAPGAAGGGGSVVQGAFGQAPPGAAPFGQLPFGQAGASGRLDPFARLPVPPSRQATPSVSVQPSPQLLDRLVDEVAAKRAKRKRRGMYLVAAAAALIVGGPLASVVATSDDGKADNVAVGTPTSRPAADTAKDAFAGMADKVTATDPTTKVTATVAMGAKGWGTDTVLELKNLKGPEKCSLIAVSKTGEEETTSSWTVPAWGYGIPDGPNKWSRAPLYVHGGTAMQAKDIDHFEVRTFDGKSLVKVDA comes from the coding sequence ATGACCACGCACGATCAGTACGGACCGGGCGACGACAGTGCTGTGCACGAAACTGTCGGCGCGTACGTCCTGGGTGTTCTGGACGACGCCGAGGCCACCGCCTTCGAGGAACACCTGGCCGGCTGCCAGATCTGCGCCGTCCACCTGGAGGAGTTCTCCGGGATGGAACCGATGCTGGCCATGCTCGCGGACGGACCGGGAGCGTTCGGCGCGCCCGGTGCCGCCGGTGGCGGCGGGTCGGTCGTGCAGGGTGCCTTCGGGCAGGCCCCGCCCGGGGCGGCTCCCTTCGGGCAGCTGCCCTTCGGACAGGCCGGCGCCTCGGGGCGGCTGGACCCGTTCGCGCGGCTGCCGGTCCCGCCGTCGCGGCAGGCGACCCCCAGCGTGTCCGTACAGCCGAGCCCGCAGCTCCTCGACCGGCTGGTCGACGAGGTCGCGGCCAAGCGCGCCAAGCGCAAGCGCCGGGGCATGTACCTGGTAGCGGCGGCCGCCGCGCTGATCGTCGGAGGACCCCTCGCGTCCGTGGTCGCGACCTCGGACGACGGCAAGGCGGACAACGTGGCGGTGGGCACACCCACCTCCAGGCCCGCGGCCGACACGGCCAAGGACGCCTTCGCCGGGATGGCCGACAAGGTCACGGCGACCGACCCGACCACCAAGGTCACCGCCACCGTCGCCATGGGGGCGAAGGGCTGGGGCACCGACACGGTGCTGGAGCTCAAGAACCTCAAGGGCCCGGAGAAGTGCAGCCTGATCGCCGTCTCCAAGACCGGCGAGGAGGAGACGACCAGCTCCTGGACCGTCCCCGCGTGGGGGTACGGCATCCCGGACGGGCCGAACAAGTGGTCCAGGGCGCCCCTGTACGTGCACGGCGGTACGGCCATGCAGGCCAAGGACATCGATCACTTCGAGGTCCGGACGTTCGACGGCAAGTCACTGGTGAAGGTCGACGCCTGA